A genome region from bacterium includes the following:
- the larC gene encoding nickel pincer cofactor biosynthesis protein LarC yields MKRVLWFDSVGGASGDMILSTLIDLGVRPSDLNEALASLGDFHISIEARQHASHGMHGSQITVHAHEHHAPHSHGHSHHAPHHAPHRGLLEIQAMIEAAVLPPDVKKKSIAVFQRLAEAEARVHGKTPEQVHFHEVGALDAIADIVGACLGLHLLQVDHVGCSPLPQGYGTITCAHGIFPNPAPGTVELLKGFAVTHTDEPHELVTPTGAALLTTWRNLKSWPEGWLIKAVGHGFGQRTLDQRPNLLRGTLLEAPPVKGTDPDLCLVLETNVDDTTPELVGSLVQKLMSVGAYDAFTSAIQMKKQRPATLLTVLCAPELKPVMLDLIFTESTTFGVREHLTRRTMLEREFATVTTAYGPIQIKIGRWHGTPVTASPEYEDCAKAAVTHHVPVRVVYESAQTEGRRLLG; encoded by the coding sequence ATGAAACGCGTATTATGGTTCGACAGTGTGGGCGGGGCAAGCGGCGACATGATCCTGTCGACGCTGATTGATCTAGGGGTGCGTCCCTCCGATTTGAATGAGGCCCTGGCCTCGCTGGGAGATTTTCATATCTCCATTGAGGCCCGGCAACACGCCTCGCACGGCATGCATGGCTCTCAAATCACCGTGCATGCCCACGAGCATCACGCGCCCCACTCTCACGGGCATTCCCATCACGCGCCCCACCATGCCCCGCACCGGGGACTCCTTGAAATCCAGGCCATGATCGAGGCGGCCGTCCTGCCGCCGGATGTTAAGAAAAAGAGTATCGCCGTCTTTCAGCGGCTGGCGGAAGCTGAAGCGCGGGTTCATGGAAAAACACCTGAACAAGTTCATTTCCATGAGGTAGGTGCCCTGGATGCCATCGCGGACATCGTCGGCGCTTGTCTCGGATTGCATCTGCTGCAGGTTGACCACGTCGGCTGTTCTCCGTTGCCGCAGGGGTACGGGACCATTACCTGTGCTCATGGCATTTTCCCGAATCCCGCCCCCGGCACCGTCGAACTTCTCAAAGGCTTTGCCGTCACCCATACCGATGAGCCGCATGAACTGGTGACCCCGACCGGTGCGGCCCTGTTGACAACCTGGCGCAATCTGAAGAGCTGGCCGGAAGGCTGGCTGATCAAGGCGGTGGGGCATGGCTTCGGCCAGCGCACCCTTGACCAGCGGCCCAATCTATTGCGAGGCACCTTGTTGGAAGCCCCGCCCGTCAAGGGCACGGACCCGGACCTATGCCTGGTCCTGGAGACCAACGTTGACGATACCACGCCTGAACTGGTGGGCTCCCTGGTCCAGAAGCTTATGTCCGTAGGTGCGTACGATGCGTTTACGTCGGCCATTCAGATGAAGAAGCAGAGGCCCGCCACCCTCTTAACCGTACTTTGCGCCCCCGAACTTAAGCCGGTCATGCTGGATTTGATTTTTACGGAGAGCACGACCTTTGGAGTCCGCGAACATCTGACGCGGCGCACCATGCTTGAGCGGGAGTTTGCAACGGTGACCACCGCCTATGGCCCGATCCAGATTAAGATCGGGCGCTGGCATGGAACCCCCGTAACCGCTTCGCCGGAATATGAGGATTGCGCCAAGGCCGCCGTCACGCATCATGTCCCGGTCAGGGTTGTCTACGAATCTGCACAGACCGAAGGCCGACGCTTGCTGGGGTAA
- a CDS encoding TlyA family RNA methyltransferase: protein MSKQRLDIMLVERGLAESREKAQRLILAGAVRVNGQVADKAGRPCAEDAQVEVTASDKFVSRGGGKLDAAFEAFHLDVTARVCADIGASTGGFTDCLLQHGAARVYAVDVGKGQLDWRLRNDPRVIVKEELNARYLSERDIPEPFQFAVIDVSFISLTLILPPVTKLIALGGQIVSLIKPQFEAGRENVGKGGVVRDPAVHESVIAQVRQFGTQSLALEWLGLCESPLRGPAGNIEFLAWWRKL, encoded by the coding sequence ATGTCAAAACAGCGGCTGGATATAATGCTTGTTGAACGAGGGCTCGCCGAGAGCCGGGAAAAGGCCCAACGCCTGATTCTGGCCGGGGCCGTGCGCGTGAACGGGCAGGTTGCGGATAAAGCCGGTCGCCCCTGCGCCGAGGACGCTCAGGTTGAGGTAACGGCCAGCGATAAATTTGTCAGTCGCGGGGGTGGGAAACTGGATGCGGCTTTTGAGGCGTTCCATCTGGACGTAACGGCCCGGGTTTGTGCGGATATTGGAGCCTCCACCGGAGGCTTTACTGACTGTCTGCTCCAGCATGGGGCGGCGCGCGTCTATGCCGTGGATGTCGGCAAAGGGCAACTTGACTGGCGGCTCCGCAATGACCCGCGGGTCATCGTGAAGGAAGAGCTCAATGCCCGCTATCTCTCTGAGCGCGATATCCCGGAACCTTTTCAGTTCGCGGTGATCGACGTCTCATTCATCTCCTTGACCCTGATTCTGCCGCCTGTTACAAAACTGATAGCGCTGGGCGGCCAGATCGTCTCACTGATCAAGCCACAGTTTGAGGCGGGCCGGGAGAATGTCGGGAAGGGCGGGGTGGTGCGGGATCCGGCGGTTCATGAATCCGTGATCGCGCAGGTCCGCCAGTTTGGCACACAGAGTCTGGCGCTGGAATGGCTGGGGTTATGCGAGTCGCCATTGCGAGGTCCGGCCGGGAATATTGAGTTTCTGGCCTGGTGGAGGAAATTATGA
- a CDS encoding glycosyltransferase family 39 protein, which translates to MTVPTKHHYAPTLLAAALLLAVAVAIYPFDYALSDSIRAFSRSVGKTHIFQEVLNLFRPFGKGDVILVVVAGLGICGARKRATHIILALLIMSVLIWPFKLGVGRERPGFRNTHSFPSGDAATAAAFCMPLVTASPWGAPIAIILNAGVGTGRVYDGRHYPSDVLAGMAFGIIASSLAGGMLRRWPWKPRRRWFLIIGGLILLFSVVNLSWARATPFVLDFLRVWGPLGGFLMLARYVPIWFRNQKEMWYSGRGFLLLGCLVFTVYLSLTTASSLWDRDEPRFSRATVEMVESGNYLYPTFNAQLRPDKPILIYWLMSIPVRVLGVSELSCRMVAPVATLLTALLTYWLACRLFDRKIAFWAGLILMLTPLMTVSGTAATTDALLLLCITGSLTAFMLSWLKGFRLWHLVLLSLALGGAMLTKGPVGLVIPLLVIAAVLIFAGGGALKAWRYAGWLVLAVITSTLLFLAWGLPANAATQGEFLRLGIGKHVVNRSLTAMESHGGKSFAFYFYYLPVVVLTFFPWILYLPRIFDRLGSSPEQGHSRRRVLFCWAGPVIILMSVVATKLPHYILPAWPALAMAAAWGLAQAARTGRQGNGSVAARIGLGLFLTIGSILGLGLMVAPWVLANIPLFGVRVPATILGGVFLAMTALAWHYYRSALHDRVAGILGAGMLVILASASFFLLPAIERLKLSPKIADVIQHNSAASMPVATCGYGEPSLNFYLGRGPITPIEGPDLARWAGASGKGILVVTESRLFPNIEAFRSARIQTLDIISGFNYSQGKQVRIHILYRNDQP; encoded by the coding sequence ATGACCGTTCCGACTAAACATCATTACGCCCCTACGCTTCTGGCCGCGGCCCTCCTGCTGGCCGTGGCGGTGGCCATCTATCCGTTTGACTACGCTCTATCGGATTCAATCCGTGCGTTTTCACGGTCAGTAGGCAAAACCCATATCTTCCAGGAAGTGCTGAACCTGTTCCGTCCTTTCGGGAAGGGAGATGTCATTCTGGTAGTCGTCGCCGGACTGGGGATATGTGGTGCACGGAAACGGGCGACCCATATCATCCTTGCCCTCCTGATCATGTCGGTGCTTATCTGGCCGTTTAAATTGGGTGTGGGTCGTGAGCGGCCCGGCTTCAGGAACACGCATTCCTTCCCGAGTGGTGATGCGGCCACTGCGGCGGCATTTTGCATGCCGCTTGTCACCGCGTCCCCCTGGGGGGCGCCAATTGCGATCATCCTGAATGCCGGAGTCGGAACCGGTCGGGTGTATGACGGGCGTCATTATCCCAGCGATGTGCTGGCGGGCATGGCGTTCGGCATCATTGCCAGCAGCCTGGCAGGGGGCATGCTTCGCCGCTGGCCGTGGAAACCCCGCCGCCGTTGGTTCCTGATTATAGGCGGACTCATTCTGCTGTTTTCCGTTGTCAATCTGTCCTGGGCGCGGGCCACCCCATTCGTGCTGGATTTCCTCCGTGTCTGGGGGCCGCTCGGAGGCTTTCTGATGTTGGCCCGGTACGTCCCTATCTGGTTTCGCAACCAAAAAGAGATGTGGTATTCCGGACGAGGATTCCTGCTTCTCGGTTGCCTGGTTTTCACCGTTTATCTTTCGCTCACGACTGCCTCTTCCCTCTGGGATCGTGACGAACCGCGCTTCTCTCGGGCAACCGTGGAAATGGTGGAGTCGGGAAACTATCTTTACCCGACGTTTAATGCTCAGCTCCGTCCGGATAAGCCCATCCTGATATATTGGCTCATGTCCATTCCGGTGCGGGTCCTGGGCGTTTCCGAACTGTCCTGCCGCATGGTGGCGCCGGTGGCCACCCTGCTGACGGCCCTTCTGACGTACTGGCTGGCCTGCCGTCTTTTTGACCGGAAGATCGCCTTCTGGGCGGGGCTGATCCTGATGCTCACCCCATTGATGACGGTCAGTGGCACCGCGGCCACCACGGATGCGCTATTGCTTCTCTGTATCACGGGTTCCCTCACGGCGTTCATGCTCTCCTGGCTCAAGGGTTTCCGGTTGTGGCATCTGGTGCTCCTCAGCCTTGCGCTGGGTGGGGCTATGCTGACCAAAGGTCCGGTCGGGCTTGTCATTCCCCTGCTGGTCATTGCCGCCGTCCTGATTTTCGCCGGGGGCGGAGCCCTGAAGGCATGGCGTTATGCCGGCTGGCTGGTGTTGGCGGTCATAACCTCAACCCTGCTTTTCCTTGCATGGGGACTTCCCGCAAATGCGGCGACCCAGGGCGAGTTCCTGAGACTCGGCATAGGGAAGCATGTAGTGAACCGTTCTTTGACTGCCATGGAAAGCCATGGGGGAAAATCCTTCGCCTTTTATTTCTATTACCTCCCCGTCGTGGTGCTGACATTTTTCCCCTGGATCCTTTATCTCCCACGGATTTTCGACCGCCTGGGCTCCTCTCCGGAGCAAGGCCATAGCCGACGCCGGGTTCTTTTTTGCTGGGCGGGGCCGGTCATCATCCTCATGAGTGTGGTGGCGACTAAACTTCCTCACTATATTCTTCCCGCCTGGCCGGCGCTGGCCATGGCCGCCGCATGGGGCCTCGCCCAGGCAGCCCGGACAGGGCGACAGGGAAATGGTTCTGTCGCCGCCAGAATAGGACTCGGCCTTTTCCTGACGATAGGCTCCATCCTGGGCCTGGGTTTGATGGTCGCCCCCTGGGTCCTGGCCAACATTCCTCTATTTGGCGTTCGGGTCCCCGCCACGATACTGGGGGGAGTCTTTTTAGCCATGACCGCCCTGGCCTGGCATTATTACCGGAGCGCCTTGCATGACCGCGTGGCAGGGATTCTCGGGGCGGGTATGCTCGTGATCCTGGCTTCCGCCAGTTTCTTCCTGCTGCCCGCCATCGAGCGATTAAAACTGTCGCCCAAAATAGCGGATGTCATTCAACATAACAGTGCCGCCTCGATGCCGGTCGCCACCTGCGGCTATGGTGAACCCAGCCTAAACTTTTACCTGGGCCGCGGCCCGATTACGCCCATTGAAGGCCCTGATCTCGCCCGATGGGCCGGAGCATCAGGCAAAGGCATTTTAGTAGTGACCGAGTCCCGGCTTTTTCCCAATATTGAGGCCTTTCGCTCGGCCCGAATCCAAACGCTGGATATCATTTCCGGCTTTAACTACTCTCAAGGGAAGCAAGTTCGAATTCACATCCTTTACAGGAATGACCAGCCATGA
- a CDS encoding SPFH domain-containing protein yields MKSLTPMIVAALGIVLFFVFVWEWGFCRFYVGPEQMAVITAKVGDALPPGEILAKKGQMGILEEVLGEGRHFRNPYEYDRIIMPVITIMPGKIGVVTAKVGAELPQGEFLANENQKGIWRRVLGPGTYRLNPYGYEITIEDAVVIPIGYVGIITSLSGRQAPDGAFAVSGEKGVRSDILQPGLYYINPKEFQINIVEIGVNQVSLLGKEGSTVITKGQIEAQNAAMDVLQDKMLEKQAAKRRDYYQQAEAQVAQRALSAEAKRSAPAQQQPAEGIHVLNEYVSFPSRDGFLISLDMTVEFELLPENIAWLYRSYGDLPAVIDKIIMPQILSISRNKGSEYRAKDFIVGEGREKFQMDMTEALSKTLSEKKIITHNALIRHVEVPMQILDPIQKASVAMEQDLTNKERQNTAKKQGELNTEMSLIDQRRAQVAQETQKLKAEIAADQDKQVAEIQAETLRLMSQIDKETAGFRASKVRTLGKAAADSMQVVEAQRARGSQMKTLAFGDPVAFTMWEFAGSLKPDLRINILHAGPGTLWTDLQKASMGDLGGATLMNKQK; encoded by the coding sequence ATGAAGTCACTCACCCCGATGATTGTCGCTGCACTCGGTATTGTTCTGTTTTTTGTATTCGTATGGGAATGGGGCTTCTGTCGGTTCTATGTCGGCCCGGAGCAAATGGCCGTCATCACCGCCAAGGTGGGCGATGCGTTGCCCCCAGGCGAGATTCTGGCCAAAAAGGGGCAAATGGGTATCCTGGAGGAGGTACTGGGGGAAGGTCGCCATTTCAGGAATCCCTATGAGTATGATCGGATTATTATGCCGGTGATTACGATCATGCCGGGAAAAATCGGGGTCGTTACCGCCAAAGTCGGCGCCGAATTGCCGCAAGGGGAGTTCCTGGCCAATGAAAATCAAAAGGGAATCTGGCGCCGCGTTCTTGGGCCCGGAACCTATCGGCTCAATCCCTATGGGTATGAGATCACAATTGAAGATGCGGTGGTGATCCCCATTGGTTATGTCGGGATTATTACGTCCCTATCCGGTCGTCAGGCCCCGGATGGCGCCTTTGCCGTTTCGGGCGAAAAAGGGGTCCGATCGGATATTCTTCAGCCGGGGTTGTATTATATCAACCCCAAGGAATTCCAAATCAATATTGTCGAAATCGGTGTAAATCAGGTCTCCCTGCTTGGCAAAGAAGGCAGCACCGTTATCACCAAGGGACAAATCGAGGCTCAAAATGCCGCCATGGATGTGTTGCAGGACAAGATGCTTGAGAAGCAGGCCGCCAAGCGCCGGGATTATTATCAACAGGCTGAAGCTCAAGTGGCTCAACGGGCACTTTCGGCAGAGGCGAAGCGCTCCGCCCCCGCTCAGCAGCAACCCGCCGAGGGGATTCATGTCCTCAATGAATATGTCTCATTTCCTTCACGTGACGGCTTTTTGATCAGTCTCGACATGACGGTTGAGTTTGAACTGCTGCCGGAAAACATTGCCTGGCTCTATCGCAGTTATGGTGACCTCCCTGCCGTAATCGACAAAATCATCATGCCTCAAATCCTGTCGATCTCACGGAACAAGGGCTCCGAATACCGGGCGAAAGATTTTATCGTCGGTGAGGGACGCGAAAAATTCCAAATGGATATGACCGAGGCATTGTCCAAAACGCTGAGCGAGAAAAAGATCATTACTCACAACGCGTTGATCCGGCATGTGGAGGTGCCTATGCAGATCCTGGATCCGATTCAAAAGGCCAGCGTGGCTATGGAGCAGGATCTAACAAATAAGGAACGGCAAAATACCGCTAAAAAACAGGGTGAATTGAATACGGAAATGTCACTGATTGATCAACGTCGTGCCCAGGTGGCTCAGGAGACGCAGAAGTTAAAGGCGGAAATTGCCGCCGATCAGGATAAGCAGGTTGCCGAGATTCAGGCGGAAACACTCCGGTTGATGTCGCAGATCGACAAGGAGACCGCTGGCTTCCGCGCCAGCAAGGTCCGTACGCTTGGCAAAGCGGCGGCTGACTCCATGCAAGTCGTTGAAGCCCAGCGTGCCCGCGGGTCCCAGATGAAGACCTTGGCGTTCGGGGATCCCGTGGCCTTCACGATGTGGGAATTCGCCGGATCACTGAAACCGGACTTGCGCATCAACATCCTGCATGCCGGACCCGGAACATTATGGACCGACCTTCAAAAGGCCTCCATGGGTGACCTCGGTGGCGCCACCTTAATGAATAAACAGAAATAA
- a CDS encoding SPFH domain-containing protein, with the protein MMRMTENSPSFSLMRAAFVPIFAMGLLMGAAIFYWYFCRIEPDSGEIAILIHKTGENLPTGQILAENENQKGIQLDVLSEGRYFRNPYSWDWRIYKITDIPAGKLGVLTRLYGSDLPPNQIIAGPGQKGIVRDVLSPGKYRINPYAYRIDIFNAIKIRPGYAGVVNSLIGDDVLSVASSNKPNGFLVSSSMKGILPDILDAGTYYLNPYVVSVAEVNLQSQRFEMSGADVISFLTMDGFGVDVEGTIEFAIIGEKAALLTHRVGDMNDIIKKIILPRARGFSRIEGSKHPATTFIVGETRQQFQKDLEHHLQTTCESWGISIKSVLIRNISPPEQISSIIRDREVAVQESRKYDQEIGQAKSKAELVKQEMLAQQSGEKVVADTTRIRAVIGAQQGQAVLVVKANQELEVAKIDNEAAAAQAQAIMLKAEAEASVLNMQNTAEASVMASQVQAFSNGLNFARYTFYKKVGPRIDSILSTDQGDGLGALFQPYLPTVKEVK; encoded by the coding sequence ATGATGAGAATGACTGAAAATAGCCCTTCGTTTTCGCTGATGCGTGCCGCATTCGTTCCGATTTTCGCGATGGGCCTTCTGATGGGGGCGGCGATCTTCTATTGGTACTTTTGCCGAATTGAGCCGGACAGCGGCGAAATTGCCATCCTGATTCATAAGACGGGTGAGAATCTGCCCACGGGGCAGATCCTTGCAGAAAATGAAAACCAGAAAGGGATCCAGCTGGACGTCCTTTCGGAGGGGCGCTATTTCCGCAACCCCTATTCCTGGGACTGGCGGATATACAAGATCACGGATATCCCTGCAGGTAAATTAGGCGTACTCACCCGGCTGTACGGAAGCGATCTCCCGCCGAACCAGATCATTGCCGGCCCCGGCCAGAAAGGGATCGTGCGGGACGTCTTAAGCCCCGGCAAATATCGAATCAACCCGTACGCCTACCGGATCGATATTTTTAACGCGATCAAAATCCGCCCGGGGTATGCGGGGGTGGTGAACTCCCTGATCGGGGATGACGTGTTAAGCGTCGCCTCCTCCAACAAGCCGAACGGGTTTCTCGTCAGTAGTTCAATGAAAGGGATTCTTCCGGATATTCTGGATGCCGGGACCTACTACCTCAACCCCTATGTGGTGAGCGTGGCCGAGGTGAACCTGCAAAGCCAGCGTTTCGAGATGAGCGGCGCCGACGTCATCAGTTTCCTGACCATGGATGGGTTTGGGGTAGATGTCGAGGGGACCATTGAGTTCGCGATCATCGGCGAGAAGGCGGCCCTGCTGACCCACCGGGTCGGGGATATGAATGATATCATCAAAAAGATCATTCTGCCGCGTGCCCGCGGGTTCAGCCGCATTGAGGGAAGTAAACATCCCGCAACGACCTTCATTGTCGGAGAAACGCGCCAGCAATTCCAGAAAGACCTGGAACACCATCTTCAGACAACGTGTGAAAGCTGGGGCATCTCGATCAAATCAGTACTGATCCGCAACATCAGCCCCCCCGAGCAGATCTCCAGTATCATCCGTGATCGTGAAGTGGCTGTTCAGGAAAGCCGGAAATATGACCAGGAAATCGGCCAGGCGAAATCAAAGGCCGAACTGGTTAAGCAGGAGATGCTGGCCCAGCAAAGCGGTGAAAAGGTGGTAGCCGACACGACCCGTATCCGCGCTGTCATCGGGGCCCAACAGGGACAAGCCGTTCTTGTCGTCAAAGCCAACCAGGAGTTGGAGGTTGCGAAAATCGACAACGAAGCCGCTGCGGCCCAGGCCCAGGCGATTATGCTCAAGGCCGAGGCCGAAGCCTCCGTGCTGAATATGCAAAATACCGCGGAAGCAAGCGTGATGGCCAGTCAGGTGCAGGCCTTCAGCAATGGATTAAACTTTGCTCGTTATACATTTTATAAAAAGGTTGGCCCCCGGATCGACTCGATCTTGAGTACGGATCAAGGGGATGGGCTTGGTGCCCTCTTCCAGCCCTATCTTCCCACTGTCAAGGAGGTCAAATAA
- a CDS encoding VTT domain-containing protein, which yields MSEEPGDRNTDLPDIEGNTLTSAPGAATPVPAPHEPLPPDDEPDPIPVELEIEAAESAGKSEKKILVMALVVIACIALIHFTPLKALTSDVAWKAHIHQLGIWASSIYFVVSVILIAIGIPRMFLCWLAGVLFGFTTGVIIGQFSALFGSYATFVFSRWGGREWVRKRIENSQRLRAMLKKPSTFTIFLVRQLPIAGIVPNLILGLTPVKHRYFLLGSFLGYLPSSIMVAIIGSSFGKGFDKETLQHSVAQITAAMLGLGAMSLIVWYLRKRIISTAR from the coding sequence ATGAGCGAGGAACCAGGCGATCGGAATACTGACTTACCAGATATTGAGGGTAATACCCTGACCTCAGCGCCCGGCGCGGCAACTCCGGTTCCTGCCCCCCACGAGCCACTTCCCCCCGATGATGAGCCAGATCCCATTCCCGTCGAGTTGGAGATCGAAGCGGCGGAATCGGCAGGGAAATCCGAAAAGAAGATCCTCGTGATGGCGCTCGTGGTCATTGCCTGTATCGCGTTAATACATTTTACGCCGTTAAAGGCCCTTACCAGTGATGTCGCCTGGAAAGCGCATATCCACCAATTGGGGATCTGGGCCTCGTCCATCTACTTTGTCGTCAGTGTGATTTTAATCGCCATTGGCATCCCCCGCATGTTCCTGTGTTGGCTTGCCGGCGTTCTTTTCGGATTCACTACAGGGGTGATCATCGGCCAATTTTCGGCACTATTCGGATCTTATGCCACCTTCGTGTTTTCTCGTTGGGGTGGCCGGGAGTGGGTTCGGAAACGTATTGAAAATAGTCAGCGGCTCCGCGCCATGCTCAAGAAGCCATCGACCTTTACCATTTTCCTGGTGCGTCAATTGCCGATTGCCGGGATCGTTCCCAATCTGATTCTCGGGCTCACCCCCGTCAAGCACCGCTATTTCCTGCTGGGTTCATTTCTCGGGTACCTGCCAAGCTCCATTATGGTGGCCATTATCGGCAGTAGCTTCGGGAAAGGCTTTGACAAAGAAACCCTCCAGCACTCGGTCGCGCAGATTACCGCCGCCATGCTGGGGCTTGGAGCCATGTCACTGATTGTGTGGTACCTGAGGAAACGGATTATTTCAACCGCCAGGTAA
- the larB gene encoding nickel pincer cofactor biosynthesis protein LarB: MTVKDILNSVAEGKLSTAKALRQIEGLREKNIGCARLDMDRLRRRGFPEVIFGQGKTPEQLLKIVSALAEAGQNCLATRVSKEQVAVVKAEFPNLRYHEAARVLTLDVTPRPRPKGCVVVLSAGTTDIPVAEEAALVAETMGAKVERVYDVGVAGLHRLLHHLPVMRKARVMIVVAGMEGALPSVVGGLTSCPIIAVPTSIGYGTSMGGITALLAMLNSCVPGITVVNIDNGFGAGVAAAMINKEK; the protein is encoded by the coding sequence ATGACTGTAAAAGACATCTTGAATTCTGTTGCGGAAGGGAAACTGTCGACCGCAAAAGCGCTCCGTCAGATTGAAGGATTGCGCGAAAAAAACATCGGGTGTGCACGGCTGGATATGGACCGCCTCCGTCGCCGCGGATTCCCCGAGGTGATATTCGGACAGGGGAAAACGCCGGAGCAATTGCTGAAAATAGTTTCTGCCCTGGCCGAGGCCGGCCAGAATTGTCTGGCGACACGGGTCTCAAAAGAACAGGTGGCCGTCGTAAAGGCGGAATTCCCGAACCTCCGTTACCATGAAGCGGCCCGGGTGCTGACGTTGGATGTCACGCCGCGTCCACGTCCCAAAGGATGTGTCGTGGTGCTTTCCGCAGGGACCACGGATATCCCGGTTGCGGAGGAAGCCGCCCTGGTGGCTGAAACCATGGGAGCCAAGGTTGAACGCGTCTACGATGTCGGGGTGGCGGGGCTGCACCGCCTGCTCCACCACCTGCCGGTGATGAGAAAGGCGCGCGTGATGATTGTGGTGGCCGGGATGGAAGGCGCGCTCCCTTCGGTGGTTGGCGGCCTCACCAGCTGTCCCATTATTGCGGTTCCCACCAGTATCGGCTATGGCACCAGTATGGGCGGGATCACCGCGTTGCTGGCCATGCTGAACAGTTGTGTTCCGGGAATTACTGTCGTCAACATCGATAATGGATTCGGCGCCGGTGTGGCAGCCGCCATGATTAACAAGGAAAAATGA
- a CDS encoding NAD(+)/NADH kinase, which yields MKILGVIANCAKEKAPAVLARLRLKAETLGVRLLPDSATAKLMDVTSAATPLDVAQQADTLMVLGGDGSMLRAVRDLDGRDIPLIGVNLGALGFMTSVPEDELERALECLVQNQYTTSLRLMLDASLCRKGQSIGRYRALNDVLMTCGARVGTLRMTVDGQDVGDFVCDGLIVSTPTGSTGHSLSAGGPVLLPTAPAVVVSLICPHTLSTRPLVIPCDATIEIKVVERAVAAMLAVDGQVGQPLEIGDVVRVSQSPHRVRFIHLPGYDYFSVLRQKLHWRGTNV from the coding sequence ATGAAAATTCTCGGCGTCATTGCGAATTGTGCAAAAGAAAAAGCTCCGGCGGTCCTGGCACGCCTTCGCCTGAAAGCGGAAACATTAGGAGTGCGACTGTTGCCCGATTCGGCTACGGCCAAGTTGATGGACGTGACCTCTGCCGCCACTCCTCTCGATGTGGCTCAACAGGCGGATACGTTGATGGTGCTGGGCGGTGATGGCTCCATGTTGCGCGCCGTCCGGGATCTGGATGGCCGCGACATCCCCCTGATCGGAGTCAACCTCGGGGCATTGGGGTTCATGACGAGTGTCCCGGAAGATGAACTTGAGCGGGCGCTGGAGTGTCTCGTTCAGAATCAATACACCACCTCATTGCGGTTGATGTTGGATGCGTCGCTCTGTCGCAAGGGCCAGTCTATTGGTCGCTATCGCGCCCTGAATGACGTGCTTATGACCTGCGGGGCCCGGGTGGGCACCCTGCGCATGACGGTTGATGGCCAGGATGTTGGCGATTTTGTCTGTGACGGTTTGATTGTTTCGACTCCTACCGGAAGTACGGGCCACTCCCTGTCGGCGGGGGGGCCGGTTCTGCTGCCCACCGCCCCGGCGGTGGTCGTGTCCCTGATTTGTCCCCATACCTTAAGCACGCGCCCCCTGGTCATTCCTTGTGACGCGACCATTGAAATCAAGGTGGTCGAGCGTGCGGTGGCAGCGATGCTGGCCGTGGATGGCCAGGTTGGGCAGCCACTTGAAATCGGTGACGTCGTCCGCGTCAGCCAAAGCCCGCATCGCGTCCGGTTCATCCATTTACCCGGGTATGATTATTTTTCCGTCTTGCGCCAGAAACTGCACTGGCGGGGCACAAACGTGTGA